The nucleotide window ACGGGCTACGACGGACACAGTGCCGCCTGGAGCGCGGAGTTGTCGCGTCTCGAAACACCCGGCGCGTACAGCGATCTGGGGACGCACCATATCCGGCTTGCGGTCGGGTGCTACGATACGGAACTGCCGCTGGCGCAACAACCAGCCAGCCTGGCCGACACCTTGTTTACTCCGCCTATGTTCTACACCGGAGAGGCGTTGCCGCCGGTGGTTGAGGCGCTTGAGGGGGCGAATACGCTGGTGCCGTGTTGGGCGAAGCCCTGCGTCGGAGGAGACTGGATACTGCGCTTGCATGAAGTCGGTGGTCGTCGCGGGGTGCTCGGCATTCGGATGGCCGAGGGCTGGTCGGTCGGACAGACCACCATCGGCGAGGATGAGGTGCGCGGCGTGGGCGACCGGATTACCTTCAAGCCCTACGAAGTGGTCAGCCTGAGATTCTCACGCGTAAAAGAGTAGGGCGGAACCATTACCCAGTTTAAAAATTTAAGAATCAATTTGCCATGAACCACACATCGAACCTTTCCGCGAATGTTGCGTCGGAGTCATTTCTTGAGCGGGTGCGCACGGTGCGCGCCAATTACGAGTCGCTGATCGGGCGGCCCAACCCGGTCAACGAAGATTGGGACAATGGCGTTTTCGAGCGCTTTTGCTACCCGGTCGTGACGGCTCGCCATGTGCCGCTGGAGTGGCGTTACGATTTTGACCCGGCACGTAATCCGTTCTTCATGGAGCGGCTTGGCGTCAATGCGGCCTTTAACCCGGGCGCTTTTCTCTGGAACGGAAAGGTATGCCTCGTGGTGCGCGTCGAGGGCTACGACCGCAAGAGTTTCTTTGCCATTGCGCAATCGGACAACGGGATTGATGGCTTCCGTTTCTGGCCGGAGCCGCTTGACCTGCCGGAGATTGAGGGAGAAACCAATGTTTACGACATGCGCATCACAGCTCATGAAGACGGCTGGCACTACGGGGTCTTTTGCGCGGAGTCGCGCGATCCCCGCGCAGCGTCGTCCGATTTGTCCTCGGCTGTGGCTGTGGCCGGTATCGTGAGGACCAAGGACATGAAGCACTGGGAGCGCCTGCCCAACCTTCGGACTCCGGCTTCGCAGCAACGCAACGTGGTCCTGCATCCAGAGTTCATCGACGGGCAGTATGCGTT belongs to Ruficoccus amylovorans and includes:
- a CDS encoding glycoside hydrolase family 130 protein yields the protein MNHTSNLSANVASESFLERVRTVRANYESLIGRPNPVNEDWDNGVFERFCYPVVTARHVPLEWRYDFDPARNPFFMERLGVNAAFNPGAFLWNGKVCLVVRVEGYDRKSFFAIAQSDNGIDGFRFWPEPLDLPEIEGETNVYDMRITAHEDGWHYGVFCAESRDPRAASSDLSSAVAVAGIVRTKDMKHWERLPNLRTPASQQRNVVLHPEFIDGQYAFYTRPMDGFIDVGSGGGIGWTLCPDITTGKTGPERIIEERAYHTVKESKNGQGPAPLKTPAGWLHMAHGVRACASGLRYVLYAFMTALDDPSRVIARPGGYFLAPFGEEFSGDVSNVTFTNGWVQLPDEPRTVLLYYGSSDTRCHVVRTTLEQLVDWCLNTPPDALSTRRSLEQRFDLIRRNATLGLK